One Oryza sativa Japonica Group chromosome 8, ASM3414082v1 DNA window includes the following coding sequences:
- the LOC112936210 gene encoding maturase K has protein sequence MIRMYQQNFWINLVNHPNQDRLLDYNNFFYSEFYSQILSEGFAIVVEIPFSLREQSCPEEKEIPKFQNLRSIHSIFPFLEDKFLHLHYLAHIEIPYPIHLDILLQLLQYRIQDVPSLHLLRFFLNYYSNWNSFITSMKSIFILKKENKRLFRFLYNSYVSEYEFFLLFLRKQSSCLRLTSSGTFLERIIFSRKMEHFGLMYPAFFRKTIWFVMDPLMHYVRYQGKAILASKGTLLLKKKWKCYLVRLWQYSFSFWTQPQRIHLNQLENSCFDFLGYFSSVPINSLLVRNQMLENSFLIDTQMKKFDTKVPVTPLIGSLAKAQFCTGSGHPISKPIWTDLSDWDILDRFGRICRNLFHYHSGSSKKKTLYRLKYILRLSCARTLARKHKSTVRAFMQWLGSVFLEEFFTEEEQVFSLMFAKTTYFSFRGSHSERIWYLDILRINDLVNPLN, from the coding sequence ATGATTCGAATGTATCAGCAGaatttttggattaatttggtTAATCATCCTAACCAAGATCGATTATTGGAttacaacaattttttttattctgagtTTTATTCTCAGATTCTATCTGAGGGGTTTGCGATCGTTGTAGAAATCCCATTCTCGCTACGAGAACAGTCTTGTccggaagaaaaagaaataccAAAGTTTCAGAATTTACGATCTATTCATtcaatatttccttttttaGAAGACAAATTTTTGCACTTACATTATCTAGCACATATAGAAATACCCTATCCTATCCATTTGGATATCTTGCTTCAACTCCTTCAATACCGGATCCAAGATGTTCCATCCTTGCATTTATTGCGATTCTTTCTCAACTACTACTCGAATTGGAATAGTTTTATTACTTCAATGAAatccatttttattttgaaaaaagaaaataaaagactaTTTCGGTTCCTATATAACTCTTATGTATCAGAATATGAATTTTTCTTGTTGTTTCTTCGTAAACAATCTTCTTGCTTGCGATTAACTTCTTCCGGAACCTTTCTGGAACGAATCATCTTTTCTAGGAAGATGGAACATTTTGGGTTAATGTACCCTGCTTTTTTTCGGAAAACCATATGGTTCGTTATGGATCCCCTTATGCATTATGTTCGATATCAAGGAAAGGCAATTCTTGCATCAAAAGGAACTCTTCTTTTGAAGAAGAAATGGAAATGTTACCTTGTCCGTTTGTGGCAATATTCTTTCTCTTTTTGGACTCAACCGCAAAGGATCCATCTAAACCAATTAGAAAACTCTTGCTTCGATTTTCTGGGGTACTTTTCAAGTGTACCAATAAATTCTTTGTTAGTAAGGAATCAAATGCTGGAGAATTCATTTCTAATAGATACTCAAATGAAAAAATTCGATACCAAAGTCCCTGTTACTCCTCTCATTGGATCTTTAGCAAAAGCCCAATTTTGTACTGGATCGGGGCATCCTATTAGTAAACCAATTTGGACCGATTTATCGGATTGGGATATTCTTGATCGGTTTGGTCGGATATGTAGAAATCTTTTTCATTATCACAGTGGATCTTCAAAAAAGAAGACTTTGTATCGACTAAAGTATATACTTCGACTTTCATGCGCTAGAACTTTAGCTCGTAAACATAAAAGCACGGTACGAGCTTTTATGCAATGGTTGGGTTCGGTATTTTTAGAAGAATTTTTTACGGAAGAAGAGCAAGTTTTTTCTTTGATGTTCGCCAAAACAACTTACTTTTCTTTCCGTGGATCGCACAGTGAGCGTATTTGGTATTTGGATATTCTCCGTATCAATGATCTGGTGAATCCtcttaattaa